The genomic interval TCGTCTGTCTTATACTATTGACCTTCTCCATTTTCTTTTACAAACCCGAAACTTTAAAAGAATACCTTTCGCAAAATTGGATCTACTTTGTAATCAGCGGAGTAGGATTGTATTTTACATTCGTCGGATTTTATCTTCTCTACAGCCGTTTTGGAGCTTCGTATTACATTTTATACGCCGTCCTATCGATTCTCACGACCTCTATCTTTGTGGGAGTGATCGTTTTTTCGGAGAAGATCAATCTATTTCATTATCTTTCGATTCTTTCCGCGCTGATCTCCATTTTTCTTTTTCACTACGGCCAGAACGCGACAAAGTGATTTCAATCGCCCCATTAGAAATGAGTTTCCAATGAATCGTTCTGACGATGTTCTTTTGGATCGACTCCGAACATTGAGCGCGGAGAAATTCGAGCACATACACGGAGATCTTTTCTCGCATCTCCTGGGCACCTATCGAATTCTATCGGACTGGGGTTCTTCCGAAATCCTTTGTAATGCCGGGCTCTACCATTCGGTTTACGGGACCTTCGCTTATCAAAATTCTTTGATCGGAACGGAGGCCAGAAAGGAAATCGTAGAAATCATTGGAGAGGATTCGGAGACGTTAGTCTTCCTTTATGGGACCTGTGACAGGGGATATTTTTATTCCCAATTCGGGAAACGAGAAACAATCGAACATAGAAATTGGAAAACGAAAGAAACGAGGGTTCTAACACAGAAGGAAACGGCGGATCTTTGCGAATTGACTGCGGCAAACGAATTGGAACTCGCCTTAACAAACGATTCTTTTTTGATTCGTTACGGAGACGAGCTCAAAGAACTGTTCGAAAAAATGAATTCTTATCTTTCAAAAAATGCGATTTTAGAATGTCGGAAAGTCTTTCAACTTCAAACATTCTAAAATTTGTCTATTATAAATTCATAAACTGTTTGTTGAGAGTTTCCAAATCTTTTATAAGATCGACGGGTTTGGGCTGAATCGTTTTCGCCAATTTCATCCCGTCGTCGATCAAATCCAAGATCAACTTCTTTTCCGCGATTGCCCTTGCGTTCGGCATGGACTTTCTTTCGTTCTTATAGATGGAAGCCTTTTCATCTATGATGGAAACGATCTTATTCAGCGCGTGAATTTTTGCCTGTTCTTCTCCCATGAAAATTCCTCCTTGATTTGGAGAAAGGTTAGGGAGGGCTTAAGAATAGGAAAGCTTATTTTTGTATCCGTTTTCGTACAATCTCCGTTAGCTTTTCTCTTTCCATCCAGAGAAGAAGAAGACAAATCGTTGAGCTTGTCAGCGCGAGGAAGAATAAAAAACCTCCGTCGTTTTCTTGTTCGATTCCGATTACGAAAATATGAGAAAGAATTGCGCCGAACATAAGCCCCGCACCGAGGAACGCCCCTGACCAACCAAAGCCGGGAACAAAAAGTAGAATCGAGGCGAATAACTCCAAAATTCCCGTTCCGATTCTACCCCAGGGTTCGGCATTCAACTTGGAAAAAATCGCCACAGACTCGGGCGCTCCCGTAAATTTAAAAAACAACGTTTGAAGAAAGATAAATGCGACCAAGATTCGCAGGCAGATGAGAATTCGACTCTTTATAGTTTGATTGGATGCTGACAAGAAGATGCTCCTAGATTCTTCCGTGTTCTTCGCTCTTTACCGGAAAAGAGTTACACGGAGCTCGAAATTTTTGTCGAATTCTGAGAACAAAAAGGCCCGCAGGTCCGTCCCTCGGATCAAGCGGGCTATCCAGTCGAAACACTTTACTCTTTTCTAAAAAGACTTACAATTGTCGAAAAGGGAAAGGTTTACCTTTACTTGTACATCTCTTCGATTTCTTTTTTGTACTTATCGGCGACAACGTTTCGTTTTATTTTCATCGTTTGAGTAAGTTCGTCTCCGGGTTCGAACTTCTTATCAAGTATCCGAAAACTCGACACCTTTTCGAAATTCTTAAACCCGTTCTCGTTGGATATCAGGGACTTGATCTCGTTTTTAAAGAGGCTCAGAACGTCCTGATCTCCGTTCAAATTTTTGACTTCGCTTAACATTTTAGAACGAAGTTCTTTCAGATATTTTTCCAAGGCCTCTTCGTTCGGAACTATCAACGCGCCTAACGTCTTTTGGTCGTGTCCTACCACCATAGCCTGGTGAATGAACTGGCTTCGAACCAATGCAAACTCGATCGGCTCCGGTTCTAAATTCTCCCCTCCCAGAAGGACGATCGTATCCTTTGCTCTTCCTGAATATTTCAATTCTCCGGAGGTGGTCCATGCGAGAAGATCCCCCGAGTTCAGCCATCCGTCAGAACTCAAGATTTCTTTCGTTTTCTCCGGCTCTTTATAGTAACCTTTCATTACGTGATCACCTTTGTGCCACGCGATCCCTTTGACTCCGGGTTTTGTAATTTCCTTTCCTTTTTCGTCCATCAACTTGATCTGAACTCCCGGAATACAACGACCCAAGGTTCCCACTGAGATTTCACCGAAAATTCTTCGTGTGGAAATTCCGGATAACTCGGTCATTCCATAACCTTCCAAAATCGGAATTCCGATCGCGTTAAAGAAAAGATCGATGTATTGAGGAAGCGCACCGGCACCTGAAAGTGCGAATCTCAATTCTCCGCCCAAGCCGCTTTTGATTTTGTTAAACGCGAGTTGAGCTATCTGATTTGGCAACCAGAGAAGCAGAACCACCCACATAGAAATAAATTTTTGCCAAAGCGAAGCGAAGGTGGATTGTTCGGTGAGATGAAATTCCAAACCTTGCAATCTGGATATGTGCTTGTAGTATGTGATCGCGATTTCTTTGAAAAGTCCGAATAACGCCTGTTGCGCGGGAGAAGAGGTTCGAACCTTATCATGAATTTTGTTGTAGAGACTTTCCCAAACTCGAGGAACCGAAAGAAGAAGGGTCGGTTTGATTTCCGCCAGGTCTTGACTGAGAGTAGAGATCGAAGTGAAAGCCTCCGCACCGCCGGCACGGATACAAACGGTTTCCACCAATCTTTCGGCGATATGCCACGGAGGAAGATAGGCCATACTACGATCGGAAGGATAGATTTTCAGATCCGTTCCTTCCAGAGCGCTGTCGACGTTAAAAACGATGTTCTTATGAGTAAGCATCACACCCTTCGGTTTGCCCGTCGTACCGGAAGTGTAGACGATCGTCGCAAGATCCGATTCTTTGATAGCGGATCCTCTTTTGTGGAACTCGTCTCTTCCTTTGGATTGGATCCAATCCTTTCCCTTTTCAATCAAGTCGCTTAACAAAATTACTTCGAAAGGACCCGTTTCGGCGATTCCGCCTTTTTTGTCGAAAAGAATGATTCTTTTGAGATGAGGATACGCTTCCTTCTGATTGAGAATCTTTTTCAGAGCCGTTTCATTTTCTAAAAATGCGATGGAACACTCCGCGTGATTGAGAATATAACGAAGATCTTCTTCGGTGGAATCGGTTCCTCGAGGAACGTCGACACAGCCTATGTTCGTGATTCCCATACTACACCAAATCCAACGAGCGCCCGAATCGGCGATCAGTCCGATCGGAGTTCCCGGTTCGAGACCCAAGGAAATCAAACCGGAGCCGATTTGTTGAACGGTTTCGTAAAGATTCTTAAAACTATTGGGTTGGTAATTCTTACCGTCCGGTTTGTAGTATTGCGCCGTTGAATCCGCGAATTTTTCTGCGGATGCATTCATGACATTGTATAAGGTTTTGGATGGAATGGAGGGAATCTGACTGGTTTTCATAGCAGGGGAGAATTGTAAGAGATCCTACCTTTCAGTCGAGAAAAAATTTGAATGACAAACAAATTCTTCTTACTTGCACTCTCGGATTGCCGAATTATAAATAACAAACGATATAAATTATTCCACCGAGCTACATTTTTTTGTAATAGCTCCTACACAAAGCGAAACAGGGGACTCGAATCTCGAACCAAATTCTTCCCATTAAAACGAGAATTCCCATCTCAATGCTGGATATGATTCCTTCCGGATTCCTTGGCATCATAGAGATTTTTATCCGCGATTCCAATCAGATCTTGAACCGATCGAATCGTCGGTTCGGTATTGCAGGAAATTCCGATGGAAACGGTAAGCTTTGAAAAATGGCTTTTGAGGTGAGCGATATTCAGAGCTTCTACTTTTTCAAGAATATTCAACGCGACAACGACTGCGCCTTCGATCGGCGTATCCGGTAGGATCACGGCAAATTCTTCTCCGCCATAACGATTGACCATATCATTGGCTCGTCTGAGACTTGCACGAATCTCCCGAGCGACGGAAATCAAAGCTCTATCTCCTTCAACGTGTCCGTACGTATCATTGTATTGTTTAAAAAAATCCACGTCGATCATCAAAAGAGAAAGCGGAGAATGATGTCTGGCGGAACGACTCCAGGCCAATCGAATCTGTTCGTCGAAATACCTTCTGTTAAAAATTCGAGTCAGAGGATCGATATACGAAAGCTCTTCCAGTTTCCCCGCGTATTCTTCTATTTCTTCTTTTTCTTTTCGGATCGTTCGAATCCTTTCGGACAAAGCAAGAGATAAGAATAGAACGCTTAGAATGATCCCGGTCTGTAAAAAAGGAATCGCCGGTCCTTCCTTTAAAAAAAGACCGAATCGACTGAGCGTAAAGATGATTCCTCCGGAAAGAGTAAAGAACCAAGCGGTTAAAAAAATGATCGCCTTTCTGTCTCCGCGTAACGCCATAAAGAAGGAAATCAAAAAGATCACCGTCATCTGAAGCAAAGGAAACAAAGAGGTGAACGGAATCAGATAACGTCCCGGAAGAAGAGGAATCAAAAAACCCAATACCAAGGCGGCCCAAAGAGATATTTTTAGGAATACGTTTAAAATCGTAGAACTCTTTTTAGTTTCCAAAAAGGAGGAAAGAAACAAGGCCATAAAGACCATCATCAACACAATCGATTCAAGATGAAGTTGATTGATAAAAGTGGGTTGATTCTGAAAAAACCATTCAAAAGCGTAACCCGGTAAAATGATCTGATATAAAAGAACCGAAAGAATTAGGAAAGAATAATATAATAAATATCTTTCCTTGAGTCCCAGATATAAGAAAAGATTAAAGAAAGCCATCACGGCGAGAGCGCCGAAAAAAGCCGCGTCCTTAGCAAGGTCGTATTTTGTTTCCCGAATTCTCGCCTTGTTTTCATACAAAGTCATCGAAAGACTGACTGCGCCCTCCGTTAAGACTCGGACGACAACCCTGGTTTTCCCTTTTTTCTCCACGGGGAGGGGAAACAAAAACATCCTGTTCTCGATCGGCCTGGACAAAAAAGGAAGCGTATCACCCGTGTTGAATTCTCCCTTCAAACCGTCCGGACCTTGATAATACAAATCGATCTGATCCAAATGAGGGTAGTGAAACGCAAGAGTGAATTCTTTCGAAAGGGTTTCCTTTGTTTCGATCTCGAAAACGAGCCAATATGGAACGGGATCATAACCGAATCCGAGCGTAGAATTTTTTACTTCCTGAATGGGAATGTTCTGGAGTTCAGAGAAAAAGTTTTCGGCACGATACGAATAGTTCGGATCTCTGACGTAGAATACGGATTTGAGAAGAGATCCTTTGTTCGAAAAATCGGGCTGGATGACAAAAGCCGGCTCAATTCCAAAAAGCGATTGGGATAAGAATAAGAAACAACATAAAAATAAACGAATTTTCGAGTTCAAAATAAACTTCGAATCGTACTTTAAATCTAGGATCGTTTTCATTTTGTTTCGAATTTTTAGAATTGGATCTTTCATAGAAATGATTCCAAGTGATAGACGATAGAATCTACAAATTCACTCAAAAAACTTTTTTCGAACGATTTCTACACGATGAAACTTGTCATTTTATCTGCAACGTATTCCATTCGAGAATACCCTAAAATCGGCGTAAGGTGAAGAAAAGAATGCAGTGAGTAATTAGGAATTTGAAACGAAGTCAATTTCTTTTTTCTAAGAGGATAAAATTCCCGTTTGGCGATCTCGACCTTCAAAATCGGCTGATCCACTTATAAAACGATTCCCCATTTTTCCAAAAGAAGGGAGAAGAAATTCCGATTTCCCGAGCCCATAAAATTCATTCTCCTGAAAGATTATTTCGTGACTCGAAGCGCCGGTTCTTTGAAGAATGGTGAAGATCATACTTGTATTAAGGATAACGCGCCGTGGATAAAGAGCCTATCAATCCGAACGACTTCGAGAAACAATCCATTCTTCAAAAAGCCAAAAACTGGTTCGGCTTTGTTCTCGAATTCACTCACATTCTTTACTTAGGTATTAGAGCGAAATTAGCCCTTTTTACGGGTGCACTCATCGCGCTCACGGTCTTCATTCTTTCTACGATCGACGTAAATCAGCAAACTGAGATTCTCACTCAGAGTTACGAAAAAGAAGCGGCGATTTCCAGGCATTACATTTCCGGTCTTGTTTTGGAATTGGAAAATATTTCCAGCAGTTTGATTCGTGTTGAATCCTTTCGGGAACGTGTAAAAAGACAAAGCCAGGCTCTTCGAAAATATAGAACGAAGGTCGTCACCCAAGAAGAAAAACAAGTCAGTCTTTTCGGATTTAAGACGAAACTTTTCGGCGTTCTTGGAAAAGAAAAAAAATCTTCCGTAAAGGATACATACTATTCCGTTTATCTTTCCAAAGACGATATTGCCGAACTGGAAAAGAATACGAAATATCTTCTCAAAGATCCCAACGGTCTCGGAATTTCCGACTCGATGTATTCTAAACTTCTCAATATGGCGCAACAAGTTGCTGTCCTTGAAGCGGATCTCAATGAACAAAAACAAAAATGGGACGAACTCGGAGGAAAAGAAGGCGGGACCGCAAAAGAAAAATTACCCATAGAACAAAAAATGGAACTCTTAAAGACCGGGATCGAAAAGGCGAGAAATCAACTCGATCATTCCATTTTAGAACTCGCGCTTCCGAAACAACATCGAAAAATTGAGGAACTGGGGCTCAACATGTCTCAGTTTAGAATTCAGACCTTTCCCGTTCTTTCCAATCAATGGAAGGAGAATCTGACTCCGTCTTTCGACACGAGAATTTTCAAACCGGACGGACCGATCAACGGAAACGAAATTCTTCCAGTCGTCAACGCGAATTTGAAAGACTCGATCTCGAAAGTTCTTTCGTTGGATTTCGATATGGAATCCGACGAAAACGCTTACAGCGTTGGAAAGATGGAATTGCAGACTTTGTATTCTCCGATTTTTCGGAATCAAAGTTCCACGGAAAGAGCCAATACGATCCGAAACAAACTTCCGGATTTTGCAAAACGTTATCTGCAACAGGACGCAAGTATCGCAAAACGTGTGGCTGAACTTGTAGGACCCTTGAAAAAAAGAATATCCGAACTCAAAGAGAAAAAACCTCCGGTTCCTCCTTTTAAGGATAAAAGTTTCAACGACCTCTATTCTAAATATTCGAAACTCATCCAAGAAAGGGAGAATGAGTTTGAAAAATTCAGAAACGAATTTTCGGAAGATAAGAAGAATCAAGAAGCCGTCGCTCAGAAAATAAAACCTGGCAAAACAAAATCTCCGAAAGAAAAAACGTTTTTCCCGATTCAGAGCGACACGGATCTTTTGATCGATGCGTTAGGCGAAATTAGGAATGCCGGTTTGGAAGATTTGATCGTCCTTCGATTCAGTCAGAATTCCGGAGCCTACTTGGATTATCTAAGAGATCCGAAGATACAAAACCTAACAAAGGAAAGATGGGCCGCGATCCGGGAATGGATCTATTCCGGTAAAAGTGAAACTCCGACACCTCAATTAAAAAAACTAATCTCGGACGGAATCATCGCAAACTCAAGAGGAGAAGCCGAGGAAATTTTATGGAGCCTGGATTCGAAACCGCTTCTTTCGGAGACTTCGGAAGAAGTGAGTTCCAATCTTCTTTCCGCGAATCTCTCCGGAATTTCAAGAACACTCGTGGATCGGACCGAAGGTTTGGAGATGATCCGGAAAAACAGGAATTCCGCGATCGCGACTGCAATGCTCATCTGTGCGATCGCAATTCTTCTTGCAATCTTGATCTCCGGATTTGTGGTTCAGAAAATCAAAAGAATCATCTTTCACGCTCAGGAAGTGGGGCACGGAAATCTGGAAGTTCAATTCGAACAGGGCGGGCAGGACGAGCTGGGAACTCTTACGGTCGCTCTCAATTCGATGGTTTCCGGATTGAGAGAAAGGGAAAAAATTAAGAATATTCTGGGAACGATGATCGATCCCGTCGTCGTCAGCGAGGCAATGGTGGACCTTGCGGCACTAAAACGGGGAAGCGAAAAAAGGATCACCGCATTTTTTTCCGATGTAGCAGGATTTTCGAATATTAGCGAAAAATTAACTTCTGTCGAATTAGCATCATTGTTAAACGAATATCTTTCAGCGATGACGATCGTGCTTAAAAAACACGAGGGGGTTTTGGATAAGTACATAGGGGATGCGATCGTTGGCATATTCAATGCTCCGGTGGAAGTGGAAGATCATTGTCTCAAAGCCGCTCGAGCTTCCGTCGAAATGGTGGAGAGACTGGACGTTTTACGCGAGGAGTGGAAGGCGCGAAAGGCTTATATACAAGAAGCGCAAGAGATGACTTTTCGGATCGGACTCAACACTGGTCTCGCTAAAGTCGGTTTTATGGGAACCGATTCCATTTCCGCTTATACGATGATGGGAGACACTGTAAATCTCGCCGCGAGACTCGAGGCCGCGGGAAAAGACTACGGCGTCAATATTCTCATCGGAGAATCCGTTCAACACGAAATCAAGGATGAATTTTTCACAAGACTCTTAGATGTGGTTCGAGTCAAAGGAAAGAACGAACCGGTAAAACTATACGAATTAGTGGGAAGACACGACAAGATTTCGGAAAGAATCGAAGCGTCGGCACTGGAATTTGCAAAAGGGTTCGAGGCGTATTTGAACAGAGAATGGTCTCTTGCACAAGAATTTTTAGAAAGTTCTCAGATTACAAGGGGAGCAAAGGACAAAGCCGCCATCAATCTGATCGAACGTTGCGAAGATTATAAACTGAATCCTCCGGAAAAAACCTGGGACGGAGTTTATACAAGAACTCACAAATAGAAAATCGTATCAGCGGCCAGAAAAAAAAGGCCGCTGAAGAATATCAAAAAAATAGAATATTCCTTTTTTAATTTTAAAAAGACAAGACTTACGATCGTCCAAAGAAGCGGGAGCCAGAGAATATGATCGGTGACGTTTCGAAAGTCGAATTCCGCTGTTCCTTCCTGGAAAAGAATCGATTTCGCAAAATAGATTCCCAAATAAAGAATCACTGCACAAACGCAGGCAGTCACGTAATTCAAGGTGTGTTTTAAAAGTTGCGATTCCTTTGTTTTTTCCACGATTCCGGCGCCGCCCAAAATAAAAACAAACGAAGGCAAAAACGTATAATATGCCGTAATAAATAATCCGAACAGACCCGCGATCGTGTTCCCATAATGATGAGCACCCGCCAA from Leptospira stimsonii carries:
- a CDS encoding transporter; protein product: MKFNTTLYPFLFALIAAIGNAFFAYGQKKSTAISAPFLFLIPTLVVCLILLTFSIFFYKPETLKEYLSQNWIYFVISGVGLYFTFVGFYLLYSRFGASYYILYAVLSILTTSIFVGVIVFSEKINLFHYLSILSALISIFLFHYGQNATK
- a CDS encoding DUF6817 domain-containing protein, with the translated sequence MNRSDDVLLDRLRTLSAEKFEHIHGDLFSHLLGTYRILSDWGSSEILCNAGLYHSVYGTFAYQNSLIGTEARKEIVEIIGEDSETLVFLYGTCDRGYFYSQFGKRETIEHRNWKTKETRVLTQKETADLCELTAANELELALTNDSFLIRYGDELKELFEKMNSYLSKNAILECRKVFQLQTF
- a CDS encoding DoxX family protein, which gives rise to MSASNQTIKSRILICLRILVAFIFLQTLFFKFTGAPESVAIFSKLNAEPWGRIGTGILELFASILLFVPGFGWSGAFLGAGLMFGAILSHIFVIGIEQENDGGFLFFLALTSSTICLLLLWMEREKLTEIVRKRIQK
- a CDS encoding long-chain fatty acid--CoA ligase, giving the protein MKTSQIPSIPSKTLYNVMNASAEKFADSTAQYYKPDGKNYQPNSFKNLYETVQQIGSGLISLGLEPGTPIGLIADSGARWIWCSMGITNIGCVDVPRGTDSTEEDLRYILNHAECSIAFLENETALKKILNQKEAYPHLKRIILFDKKGGIAETGPFEVILLSDLIEKGKDWIQSKGRDEFHKRGSAIKESDLATIVYTSGTTGKPKGVMLTHKNIVFNVDSALEGTDLKIYPSDRSMAYLPPWHIAERLVETVCIRAGGAEAFTSISTLSQDLAEIKPTLLLSVPRVWESLYNKIHDKVRTSSPAQQALFGLFKEIAITYYKHISRLQGLEFHLTEQSTFASLWQKFISMWVVLLLWLPNQIAQLAFNKIKSGLGGELRFALSGAGALPQYIDLFFNAIGIPILEGYGMTELSGISTRRIFGEISVGTLGRCIPGVQIKLMDEKGKEITKPGVKGIAWHKGDHVMKGYYKEPEKTKEILSSDGWLNSGDLLAWTTSGELKYSGRAKDTIVLLGGENLEPEPIEFALVRSQFIHQAMVVGHDQKTLGALIVPNEEALEKYLKELRSKMLSEVKNLNGDQDVLSLFKNEIKSLISNENGFKNFEKVSSFRILDKKFEPGDELTQTMKIKRNVVADKYKKEIEEMYK
- a CDS encoding diguanylate cyclase is translated as MKDPILKIRNKMKTILDLKYDSKFILNSKIRLFLCCFLFLSQSLFGIEPAFVIQPDFSNKGSLLKSVFYVRDPNYSYRAENFFSELQNIPIQEVKNSTLGFGYDPVPYWLVFEIETKETLSKEFTLAFHYPHLDQIDLYYQGPDGLKGEFNTGDTLPFLSRPIENRMFLFPLPVEKKGKTRVVVRVLTEGAVSLSMTLYENKARIRETKYDLAKDAAFFGALAVMAFFNLFLYLGLKERYLLYYSFLILSVLLYQIILPGYAFEWFFQNQPTFINQLHLESIVLMMVFMALFLSSFLETKKSSTILNVFLKISLWAALVLGFLIPLLPGRYLIPFTSLFPLLQMTVIFLISFFMALRGDRKAIIFLTAWFFTLSGGIIFTLSRFGLFLKEGPAIPFLQTGIILSVLFLSLALSERIRTIRKEKEEIEEYAGKLEELSYIDPLTRIFNRRYFDEQIRLAWSRSARHHSPLSLLMIDVDFFKQYNDTYGHVEGDRALISVAREIRASLRRANDMVNRYGGEEFAVILPDTPIEGAVVVALNILEKVEALNIAHLKSHFSKLTVSIGISCNTEPTIRSVQDLIGIADKNLYDAKESGRNHIQH
- a CDS encoding adenylate/guanylate cyclase domain-containing protein translates to MLQKAKNWFGFVLEFTHILYLGIRAKLALFTGALIALTVFILSTIDVNQQTEILTQSYEKEAAISRHYISGLVLELENISSSLIRVESFRERVKRQSQALRKYRTKVVTQEEKQVSLFGFKTKLFGVLGKEKKSSVKDTYYSVYLSKDDIAELEKNTKYLLKDPNGLGISDSMYSKLLNMAQQVAVLEADLNEQKQKWDELGGKEGGTAKEKLPIEQKMELLKTGIEKARNQLDHSILELALPKQHRKIEELGLNMSQFRIQTFPVLSNQWKENLTPSFDTRIFKPDGPINGNEILPVVNANLKDSISKVLSLDFDMESDENAYSVGKMELQTLYSPIFRNQSSTERANTIRNKLPDFAKRYLQQDASIAKRVAELVGPLKKRISELKEKKPPVPPFKDKSFNDLYSKYSKLIQERENEFEKFRNEFSEDKKNQEAVAQKIKPGKTKSPKEKTFFPIQSDTDLLIDALGEIRNAGLEDLIVLRFSQNSGAYLDYLRDPKIQNLTKERWAAIREWIYSGKSETPTPQLKKLISDGIIANSRGEAEEILWSLDSKPLLSETSEEVSSNLLSANLSGISRTLVDRTEGLEMIRKNRNSAIATAMLICAIAILLAILISGFVVQKIKRIIFHAQEVGHGNLEVQFEQGGQDELGTLTVALNSMVSGLREREKIKNILGTMIDPVVVSEAMVDLAALKRGSEKRITAFFSDVAGFSNISEKLTSVELASLLNEYLSAMTIVLKKHEGVLDKYIGDAIVGIFNAPVEVEDHCLKAARASVEMVERLDVLREEWKARKAYIQEAQEMTFRIGLNTGLAKVGFMGTDSISAYTMMGDTVNLAARLEAAGKDYGVNILIGESVQHEIKDEFFTRLLDVVRVKGKNEPVKLYELVGRHDKISERIEASALEFAKGFEAYLNREWSLAQEFLESSQITRGAKDKAAINLIERCEDYKLNPPEKTWDGVYTRTHK